A single genomic interval of Hydractinia symbiolongicarpus strain clone_291-10 chromosome 8, HSymV2.1, whole genome shotgun sequence harbors:
- the LOC130654391 gene encoding protein C3orf33 homolog isoform X2: protein MINEFSKLIDNHIHIIRASVTFIGFAGVAIFSKKSHLFKIYNNAAEIPSEFISKQRQLRGVVKNIHESGKIQIQHQATLLPKFFTQKGKHLEILLAGTHPRNGWLSFLTTQLLHKPVHFVILKREGNLLYSVLYQKKGIFMRKCVNEEVVKNGVAVVSELHTTEKLNVSSQAFLCNLVKLEVIADARGKGVWKKNSMKEKILNYLRRKRTG from the exons GCTTCTGTTACATTCATTGGTTTTGCAGGTGTGGCGATTTTTTCTAAGAAATCACATTTG ttcAAGATTTATAACAATGCTGCTGAAATACCATCTGAATTTATCAGCAAGCAAAGACAGTTAAGAGGAGttgtaaaaaatattcatgAATCTGGAAAAATACAAATTCAGCACCAGGCTACTCTTTTGCCAaaatttttcacacaaaaaG GAAAGCATCTGGAAATTTTACTGGCTGGGACACATCCTAGAAATGGATGGCTTTCATTTCTTACTACGCAGTTATTGCATAAACCTGTTCATTTTGTAATACTAAAGAGAGAGGGTAATCTGCTGTACTCTGTCCTATACCAGAAAAAG GGCATTTTTATGAGAAAATGTGTTAATGAAGAAGTGGTAAAAAATGGGGTTGCTGTGGTATCAGAACTACACACTACTGAAAAATTGAATGTATCAAGTCAAGCATTTCTTTGCAATCTAGTTAAATTGGAAGTAATCGCTGATGCACGTGGTAAAGGAGTATGGAAAAAAAACTCAATGAAGGAGAAAATCTTGAATTATTTGAGGAGAAAAAGAA CGGGCTAA